GCCGGTGGCTAAGTCGAATGAAGCGCCGTGCCACGGGCATGTCACATCTGTTGCGCTCAAGTATCCTCCGGCGAGCGGTGCACCTTTGTGTGGACAAAAGTCGTCGAGTGCATAAAAGTTGCCGTCCACATTGAAGAGGGCAATACTTTTCCTGCCGACTTTAACGCAAATGCCTTTGCCCTGTGCTATTTCATCTGTTTTTGCTACCGGAATATACGCCATAAATCTCCAATCAGACCTGTGCTTCCACAGGTTCCTGGTGTTCTGAATAGTCGCTGATCACTTCAAGGGCTTGACGAAAGGTTTCTAAAAGGATTTTGCATTGCGTCCAGTTTTTCTCCAGGCACACCTTTTGCAGCCACTCAGCTACCGCAGCCAGTTCATCTGCGCCTACAGAGTTG
Above is a genomic segment from Candidatus Melainabacteria bacterium containing:
- a CDS encoding Rieske (2Fe-2S) protein; this encodes MAYIPVAKTDEIAQGKGICVKVGRKSIALFNVDGNFYALDDFCPHKGAPLAGGYLSATDVTCPWHGASFDLATGNGVAGPCGGGVTSYPVNVNGDDIEISFEESSGKFSDDEDEYDFEQDEDEEPVEDSFENE